In the Gossypium raimondii isolate GPD5lz chromosome 9, ASM2569854v1, whole genome shotgun sequence genome, one interval contains:
- the LOC105799456 gene encoding BTB/POZ domain and ankyrin repeat-containing protein NOOT2 isoform X2 encodes MSSFEESLRSLSLDYLNLLINGQAFSDVTFSVEGRLVHAHRCILAARSLFFRKFFCSPDPPSGLDPVGSRMNPTAAAAGSRPGVILVSSVGYEVFLLLLQFLYSGQVSIVPQKHEPRPNCSERACWHTHCTSAVDLALDTLSAARYFGVEQLALLTQKQLSSMVEKASIEDVMKVLIASRKQDMHQLWSTCSHLVAKSGLPPEVLAKHLPIDVVAKIEEMRLKSSLARRSLIPHHHQQHHHDLATAADLEDQKIRRMRRALDSSDVELVKLMVMGEGLNLDEALALHYAVENCSREVVKTLLELGAADVNYPAGPAGKTPLHIAAEMVSPDMVAVLLDHHADPNVRTVDGVTPLDILRTLTSDFLFKGAVPGLTHIEPNKLRLCLELVQSAALVISREEGNANPPTSTAVYPPMSDEHNSSSSGSNLANLNLDSRLVYLNLGATGSTQMGSRMEGDDDSSHNSHREAMNRHDPTMLSMTLI; translated from the exons ATGAGTAGCTTTGAGGAGTCCTTAAGATCTCTCTCCCTGGACTACCTCAATCTCCTCATCAATGGCCAAGCTTTCTCCGATGTAACTTTCAGTGTAGAGGGTCGGTTAGTTCATGCCCACAGGTGTATTTTAGCAGCAAGGAGCCTTTTCTTTAGGAAATTCTTTTGCTCACCTGATCCTCCGTCTGGGTTAGACCCGGTTGGTTCAAGGATGAACccaacagcagcagcagcaggaTCAAGGCCCGGTGTTATTCTAGTGAGCTCAGTGGGATATGAGGTGTTCTTGCTGCTGTTACAGTTCTTGTATAGTGGCCAAGTCTCTATTGTGCCTCAAAAGCACGAGCCGAGGCCTAATTGTAGTGAAAGAGCGTGTTGGCATACACATTGCACCTCTGCCGTTGATCTTGCTCTTGATACTCTTTCTGCCGCTAGATACTTTGGTGTTGAACAGCTTGCATTGCTTACTCAG AAACAATTATCCAGCATGGTCGAGAAGGCCTCAATTGAAGATGTTATGAAAGTACTAATAGCTTCAAGAAAGCAAGACATGCACCAACTTTGGTCTACTTGTTCCCACCTAGTGGCCAAATCAGGCCTACCACCAGAAGTTCTCGCCAAGCATCTTCCCATCGATGTGGTGGCCAAAATTGAGGAGATGCGTCTCAAGTCATCCCTTGCTCGACGCTCCCTCATCCCTCATCATCATCAGCAGCATCACCATGATCTTGCTACGGCCGCTGATCTTGAGGACCAAAAGATTCGTAGGATGAGAAGGGCATTAGACTCATCGGATGTTGAACTTGTTAAGCTCATGGTCATGGGAGAGGGTCTTAATCTTGATGAAGCATTGGCTTTACACTATGCTGTCGAGAACTGCAGCCGGGAAGTGGTTAAGACGTTGTTAGAGCTTGGGGCAGCCGATGTTAACTACCCGGCCGGCCCTGCAGGTAAAACCCCACTTCATATTGCGGCGGAAATGGTATCACCAGATATGGTTGCAGTGCTTCTAGATCACCACGCGGACCCTAATGTAAGAACCGTTGATGGGGTGACTCCTTTGGACATTCTTCGAACTCTAACCTCTGATTTCTTGTTCAAAGGTGCGGTGCCGGGGCTTACTCACATTGAACCGAATAAGCTTAGGCTATGTCTTGAGCTTGTTCAATCCGCAGCTTTGGTTATCTCGCGTGAAGAAGGAAACGCAAACCCACCAACTTCAACTGCGGTTTACCCACCAATGAGTGATGAACATAACAGTAGTAGCAGTGGAAGCAATCTTGCTAACCTTAATCTGGATTCAAGGTTGGTTTATCTCAATCTAGGTGCTACAGGTTCAACGCAAATGGGTTCGAGAATGGAGGGTGATGATGATAGCAGCCACAACAGCCACAGAGAAGCCATGAACCGACATGACCCAACAAT gcTTTCAATGACCTTGATATGA
- the LOC105799456 gene encoding BTB/POZ domain and ankyrin repeat-containing protein NOOT2 isoform X1, translating into MSSFEESLRSLSLDYLNLLINGQAFSDVTFSVEGRLVHAHRCILAARSLFFRKFFCSPDPPSGLDPVGSRMNPTAAAAGSRPGVILVSSVGYEVFLLLLQFLYSGQVSIVPQKHEPRPNCSERACWHTHCTSAVDLALDTLSAARYFGVEQLALLTQKQLSSMVEKASIEDVMKVLIASRKQDMHQLWSTCSHLVAKSGLPPEVLAKHLPIDVVAKIEEMRLKSSLARRSLIPHHHQQHHHDLATAADLEDQKIRRMRRALDSSDVELVKLMVMGEGLNLDEALALHYAVENCSREVVKTLLELGAADVNYPAGPAGKTPLHIAAEMVSPDMVAVLLDHHADPNVRTVDGVTPLDILRTLTSDFLFKGAVPGLTHIEPNKLRLCLELVQSAALVISREEGNANPPTSTAVYPPMSDEHNSSSSGSNLANLNLDSRLVYLNLGATGSTQMGSRMEGDDDSSHNSHREAMNRHDPTMYHHSHDF; encoded by the exons ATGAGTAGCTTTGAGGAGTCCTTAAGATCTCTCTCCCTGGACTACCTCAATCTCCTCATCAATGGCCAAGCTTTCTCCGATGTAACTTTCAGTGTAGAGGGTCGGTTAGTTCATGCCCACAGGTGTATTTTAGCAGCAAGGAGCCTTTTCTTTAGGAAATTCTTTTGCTCACCTGATCCTCCGTCTGGGTTAGACCCGGTTGGTTCAAGGATGAACccaacagcagcagcagcaggaTCAAGGCCCGGTGTTATTCTAGTGAGCTCAGTGGGATATGAGGTGTTCTTGCTGCTGTTACAGTTCTTGTATAGTGGCCAAGTCTCTATTGTGCCTCAAAAGCACGAGCCGAGGCCTAATTGTAGTGAAAGAGCGTGTTGGCATACACATTGCACCTCTGCCGTTGATCTTGCTCTTGATACTCTTTCTGCCGCTAGATACTTTGGTGTTGAACAGCTTGCATTGCTTACTCAG AAACAATTATCCAGCATGGTCGAGAAGGCCTCAATTGAAGATGTTATGAAAGTACTAATAGCTTCAAGAAAGCAAGACATGCACCAACTTTGGTCTACTTGTTCCCACCTAGTGGCCAAATCAGGCCTACCACCAGAAGTTCTCGCCAAGCATCTTCCCATCGATGTGGTGGCCAAAATTGAGGAGATGCGTCTCAAGTCATCCCTTGCTCGACGCTCCCTCATCCCTCATCATCATCAGCAGCATCACCATGATCTTGCTACGGCCGCTGATCTTGAGGACCAAAAGATTCGTAGGATGAGAAGGGCATTAGACTCATCGGATGTTGAACTTGTTAAGCTCATGGTCATGGGAGAGGGTCTTAATCTTGATGAAGCATTGGCTTTACACTATGCTGTCGAGAACTGCAGCCGGGAAGTGGTTAAGACGTTGTTAGAGCTTGGGGCAGCCGATGTTAACTACCCGGCCGGCCCTGCAGGTAAAACCCCACTTCATATTGCGGCGGAAATGGTATCACCAGATATGGTTGCAGTGCTTCTAGATCACCACGCGGACCCTAATGTAAGAACCGTTGATGGGGTGACTCCTTTGGACATTCTTCGAACTCTAACCTCTGATTTCTTGTTCAAAGGTGCGGTGCCGGGGCTTACTCACATTGAACCGAATAAGCTTAGGCTATGTCTTGAGCTTGTTCAATCCGCAGCTTTGGTTATCTCGCGTGAAGAAGGAAACGCAAACCCACCAACTTCAACTGCGGTTTACCCACCAATGAGTGATGAACATAACAGTAGTAGCAGTGGAAGCAATCTTGCTAACCTTAATCTGGATTCAAGGTTGGTTTATCTCAATCTAGGTGCTACAGGTTCAACGCAAATGGGTTCGAGAATGGAGGGTGATGATGATAGCAGCCACAACAGCCACAGAGAAGCCATGAACCGACATGACCCAACAATGTACCATCACTCTCATGATTTCTAG
- the LOC105799456 gene encoding BTB/POZ domain and ankyrin repeat-containing protein NOOT1 isoform X3, whose amino-acid sequence MSSFEESLRSLSLDYLNLLINGQAFSDVTFSVEGRLVHAHRCILAARSLFFRKFFCSPDPPSGLDPVGSRMNPTAAAAGSRPGVILVSSVGYEVFLLLLQFLYSGQVSIVPQKHEPRPNCSERACWHTHCTSAVDLALDTLSAARYFGVEQLALLTQKQLSSMVEKASIEDVMKVLIASRKQDMHQLWSTCSHLVAKSGLPPEVLAKHLPIDVVAKIEEMRLKSSLARRSLIPHHHQQHHHDLATAADLEDQKIRRMRRALDSSDVELVKLMVMGEGLNLDEALALHYAVENCSREVVKTLLELGAADVNYPAGPAGKTPLHIAAEMVSPDMVAVLLDHHADPNVRCRGLLTLNRISLGYVLSLFNPQLWLSRVKKETQTHQLQLRFTHQ is encoded by the exons ATGAGTAGCTTTGAGGAGTCCTTAAGATCTCTCTCCCTGGACTACCTCAATCTCCTCATCAATGGCCAAGCTTTCTCCGATGTAACTTTCAGTGTAGAGGGTCGGTTAGTTCATGCCCACAGGTGTATTTTAGCAGCAAGGAGCCTTTTCTTTAGGAAATTCTTTTGCTCACCTGATCCTCCGTCTGGGTTAGACCCGGTTGGTTCAAGGATGAACccaacagcagcagcagcaggaTCAAGGCCCGGTGTTATTCTAGTGAGCTCAGTGGGATATGAGGTGTTCTTGCTGCTGTTACAGTTCTTGTATAGTGGCCAAGTCTCTATTGTGCCTCAAAAGCACGAGCCGAGGCCTAATTGTAGTGAAAGAGCGTGTTGGCATACACATTGCACCTCTGCCGTTGATCTTGCTCTTGATACTCTTTCTGCCGCTAGATACTTTGGTGTTGAACAGCTTGCATTGCTTACTCAG AAACAATTATCCAGCATGGTCGAGAAGGCCTCAATTGAAGATGTTATGAAAGTACTAATAGCTTCAAGAAAGCAAGACATGCACCAACTTTGGTCTACTTGTTCCCACCTAGTGGCCAAATCAGGCCTACCACCAGAAGTTCTCGCCAAGCATCTTCCCATCGATGTGGTGGCCAAAATTGAGGAGATGCGTCTCAAGTCATCCCTTGCTCGACGCTCCCTCATCCCTCATCATCATCAGCAGCATCACCATGATCTTGCTACGGCCGCTGATCTTGAGGACCAAAAGATTCGTAGGATGAGAAGGGCATTAGACTCATCGGATGTTGAACTTGTTAAGCTCATGGTCATGGGAGAGGGTCTTAATCTTGATGAAGCATTGGCTTTACACTATGCTGTCGAGAACTGCAGCCGGGAAGTGGTTAAGACGTTGTTAGAGCTTGGGGCAGCCGATGTTAACTACCCGGCCGGCCCTGCAGGTAAAACCCCACTTCATATTGCGGCGGAAATGGTATCACCAGATATGGTTGCAGTGCTTCTAGATCACCACGCGGACCCTAAT GTGCGGTGCCGGGGCTTACTCACATTGAACCGAATAAGCTTAGGCTATGTCTTGAGCTTGTTCAATCCGCAGCTTTGGTTATCTCGCGTGAAGAAGGAAACGCAAACCCACCAACTTCAACTGCGGTTTACCCACCAATGA